A genomic segment from Lignipirellula cremea encodes:
- a CDS encoding DUF1501 domain-containing protein codes for MLQRSACGFGAIALAALMQESGQAAPGPFAPQPTHFPPQAKNIIFLYMDGGPSQVDTFDPKPLLTKEHGKPFPVKIEPTQFNSNGATFGSPWKFQQYGESGTPVSDLFPHVAKHVDDLAVIRSMTSQFSEHTNANYFLHSGTGVQGRPSMGAWTTYGLGSECQNLPGFVVLNGGLIPPGGLDNFNSGFLPATFQGSIFNSGPEPVSNIRRTETSDALQQNKLNLLKQLDQGALERAGSPDSMESAIANYELAYRMQTAMPELTDLSEETAAVKAMYGLETKTKGTATFGQQCLLARRLVERGVRFVELTCPSVGHDRWDQHANLAIGHADNAMAVDQPISALLTDLKQRGLWDSTLVVWSGEFGRTPFAQGGAGRDHNPFGFSLWLAGGGVKGGVVYGATDEFGYKAIENKLEIHDLHATMLHLLGMDHTRLTYRFSGRDMRLTDVHGHVIHSLLA; via the coding sequence ATGCTCCAGCGCAGCGCGTGCGGGTTTGGCGCGATCGCGCTGGCCGCACTCATGCAGGAATCCGGCCAGGCGGCGCCCGGGCCGTTTGCTCCGCAGCCGACGCATTTCCCGCCCCAGGCGAAGAACATCATCTTCCTGTACATGGACGGCGGTCCCTCGCAGGTTGATACCTTCGACCCCAAGCCGCTGCTCACCAAGGAGCACGGCAAGCCGTTCCCCGTCAAGATTGAGCCGACCCAGTTCAACAGCAATGGCGCCACGTTCGGCAGCCCGTGGAAGTTCCAGCAGTACGGTGAAAGCGGCACACCGGTCAGCGATCTGTTCCCCCATGTGGCGAAGCATGTCGACGATCTGGCCGTGATCCGCTCCATGACATCGCAGTTTTCGGAACATACCAACGCCAACTACTTCCTGCACAGCGGCACCGGCGTGCAAGGCCGGCCCTCGATGGGCGCCTGGACGACCTACGGCCTGGGCAGCGAGTGCCAGAACCTGCCGGGCTTCGTCGTGCTGAACGGGGGTTTGATCCCTCCGGGCGGACTCGACAACTTCAACAGCGGCTTTTTGCCAGCGACCTTCCAGGGGTCGATCTTCAACTCCGGACCGGAGCCCGTCTCCAATATCCGCCGGACAGAGACCAGCGACGCGCTGCAGCAGAACAAACTCAACCTGCTGAAACAGCTGGACCAGGGCGCGCTGGAACGGGCCGGTTCGCCCGACAGCATGGAATCGGCGATCGCCAACTACGAACTGGCGTATCGCATGCAGACCGCCATGCCGGAACTGACCGACCTGTCCGAAGAAACGGCCGCCGTCAAAGCCATGTACGGCCTGGAAACCAAAACCAAAGGCACCGCCACTTTCGGCCAGCAATGCCTGCTGGCCCGCCGCCTGGTGGAACGCGGCGTACGCTTTGTCGAGCTGACCTGCCCCAGCGTCGGACATGACCGCTGGGATCAGCACGCCAATCTGGCCATAGGTCACGCCGACAACGCCATGGCCGTCGATCAGCCGATCTCCGCCCTGCTGACCGACCTGAAGCAGCGCGGGCTGTGGGACTCCACGCTGGTCGTCTGGTCGGGAGAGTTCGGCCGCACGCCGTTCGCCCAGGGCGGAGCCGGGCGCGATCACAACCCGTTTGGCTTCAGTCTGTGGCTGGCCGGCGGCGGGGTCAAAGGGGGCGTCGTGTACGGGGCCACCGACGAATTCGGCTATAAAGCGATCGAAAACAAACTGGAAATCCACGACCTGCACGCGACCATGCTGCATCTGCTGGGCATGGACCATACCCGACTGACCTACCGATTCAGCGGCCGCGATATGCGGCTGACCGATGTGCACGGTCACGTTATTCATTCTCTTTTGGCGTAA
- a CDS encoding PSD1 and planctomycete cytochrome C domain-containing protein — protein MLLRPRVFNALVYCILTLSVGAGSQVVGAEEKYDEAAITFFENSIRPVLVKRCYECHGPDAVEPKGGLRVSSRSALLAGGDTGPAIAPGDAKNSLLIDSINYGDLYQMPPASKMPVEEIALLAKWIDSGAAWPAEDLAPQVVKKAFDLQERAASHWAWRPVVDPPVPPTVDQGWAKDPLDQFLLAKIESAGLQPAAPATKRALLRRAYFDLIGLPPTPEQLQAFLQDDSPNAFAQVVDELLDSPHFGERWGRHWLDLVRYAESRGHEFDYTTPNAWQYRDYVIRALNADTPYDQFVKEHIAGDLLEQPRTDAHGANQSILGPGFWHLGEWVHSPVDIRKDETDRFDNMIDVFSKTFLGLTVSCARCHDHKFDAISQADYYALAGFLQSSEYRQVRFDTLAQNTAVAEQLQELNRPHRQAIAREGIEAFDQKQFAAYLLAARQVLQSKPQQPAKAKLVDFEKAADAVALVHDLDAARLLAWVDHLRSVAPGDVLHPWTALALQGELADPAWKQAVEAEAGRFPALAAGDVLTPEQTIADYRQGDAAFWQANGPTFGAGPLSPGDLKFDAEGTVEGVATWGCVRREPAFNRLELAPDADPEGGRLGKWEIAGRTFRTPTFIIGDGPVQWLARGSGRVQLVVDSHRMINGPLHGALAKEFSTGDKLAWTSVNLGVYQGHGCHLEFSAKGDEPLEVYLVTQGADAPRPLPGVAWQEVLTEHGASPASLAAGYAQQFADALSALAEPADVSTAQAEAGDWLQRHRPLWNAATESPAVDALRTARQKTSGQIVVRSRLAPSMWDGDSFDEQLLIRGNSRTPGDRVPRRLLTGIAGEQPRLTQGSGRLALAERVVDPSNPFVSRVMTNRIWSHLFGRGIVPSPDNFGLLGQPPTHPELLDHLSVRFMADGWSIKRLVRAIMLSSAYQMSTTPDPAGERQDPQNLLWRRANLRRLEGETIRDAVLAVSGRLEPAMFGPPTPVHLTAFMQGRGRPGSGPIDGAGRRSIYLSVRRNFLSPWMQAFDVPQPFSTVGRRSVSNVPAQALILMNDPFIVEQAGLWAKRLLDEADTAEERIEQMYVEGLCRLPTADEKAASLTFLQQQNREYGLRPEQAANDLRAWTDLCHVLFNVKEFIFY, from the coding sequence ATGCTATTGCGTCCCCGCGTATTCAATGCACTCGTATACTGTATTCTCACTTTGTCCGTCGGCGCCGGCTCCCAGGTAGTCGGGGCGGAAGAAAAGTACGACGAGGCCGCGATCACCTTTTTTGAAAACAGCATTCGTCCTGTGCTGGTCAAAAGGTGTTACGAATGCCACGGTCCCGACGCCGTAGAGCCCAAAGGCGGTCTGCGAGTCTCTTCCCGGTCCGCCCTGCTGGCCGGCGGCGATACCGGGCCCGCCATCGCACCGGGCGACGCCAAAAACAGCCTGCTGATCGATTCGATCAATTACGGCGACCTGTATCAAATGCCGCCCGCGTCGAAGATGCCGGTGGAAGAGATCGCCCTGCTGGCGAAATGGATCGACTCCGGCGCTGCCTGGCCGGCAGAAGATCTGGCCCCCCAGGTCGTCAAAAAAGCCTTCGATCTGCAGGAACGAGCCGCCAGCCACTGGGCCTGGCGTCCGGTCGTCGACCCGCCCGTCCCGCCAACTGTCGACCAGGGCTGGGCCAAAGATCCTCTGGACCAGTTTCTGCTGGCAAAGATCGAATCCGCCGGCCTGCAGCCAGCGGCCCCAGCCACCAAAAGAGCCCTGTTGCGACGCGCGTACTTCGACCTGATCGGCCTGCCGCCGACGCCGGAGCAGCTCCAGGCGTTCCTGCAGGACGATTCACCCAACGCGTTTGCGCAGGTTGTCGATGAACTGCTGGACTCGCCCCACTTTGGCGAACGCTGGGGACGGCACTGGCTGGATCTGGTCCGCTACGCCGAGTCTCGCGGGCACGAATTTGACTATACAACCCCCAACGCCTGGCAGTATCGCGACTATGTGATTCGCGCGCTGAACGCCGATACGCCGTACGACCAGTTTGTCAAAGAACATATCGCAGGCGACCTCCTGGAGCAGCCGCGAACCGACGCGCACGGAGCGAATCAATCCATCCTGGGTCCAGGGTTCTGGCACCTGGGCGAATGGGTCCACTCGCCGGTCGACATTCGCAAGGACGAAACCGATCGCTTCGACAACATGATCGATGTCTTTAGCAAGACGTTCCTGGGGCTCACGGTTTCTTGCGCCCGCTGCCACGATCACAAGTTCGACGCCATCAGTCAGGCCGACTACTACGCCCTGGCAGGCTTCCTGCAGAGTTCCGAATATCGCCAGGTGCGGTTCGACACGCTCGCGCAGAACACGGCCGTCGCAGAGCAGCTGCAGGAACTCAACCGCCCGCATCGCCAGGCGATTGCCCGCGAAGGAATCGAAGCGTTCGATCAGAAACAGTTCGCCGCGTACCTGCTGGCCGCCCGACAAGTGCTGCAGTCCAAGCCGCAGCAGCCTGCCAAAGCAAAGCTGGTCGATTTCGAAAAAGCGGCGGACGCTGTGGCCCTGGTGCATGACCTGGACGCGGCCCGACTGCTGGCCTGGGTCGATCATTTGCGTAGCGTTGCTCCCGGCGACGTGCTTCACCCGTGGACCGCGTTGGCGCTGCAAGGCGAACTTGCCGATCCTGCCTGGAAGCAGGCCGTCGAAGCCGAAGCAGGCCGTTTCCCAGCGCTGGCCGCCGGCGACGTACTCACTCCGGAGCAAACGATCGCCGACTACCGCCAGGGGGATGCGGCTTTCTGGCAGGCGAACGGGCCGACCTTTGGCGCCGGACCGCTGTCGCCGGGCGACCTGAAGTTCGATGCCGAAGGAACGGTCGAAGGTGTAGCGACCTGGGGCTGTGTGCGCCGCGAGCCGGCCTTCAATCGCCTGGAACTGGCGCCCGATGCGGATCCCGAAGGCGGCCGTCTGGGCAAATGGGAGATCGCCGGACGAACCTTCCGCACGCCGACCTTTATCATCGGCGACGGGCCCGTGCAGTGGCTGGCTCGCGGGTCGGGCAGGGTTCAGCTGGTCGTCGATTCCCATCGCATGATTAACGGACCGCTGCACGGCGCGCTGGCGAAGGAGTTCTCCACTGGCGACAAGCTCGCCTGGACCAGCGTCAACCTGGGCGTCTATCAGGGTCATGGCTGCCACCTGGAGTTCTCGGCCAAAGGGGACGAACCGCTCGAAGTCTATCTGGTCACCCAGGGAGCTGACGCCCCGCGCCCGCTGCCTGGAGTCGCCTGGCAGGAGGTGCTGACGGAACATGGCGCTTCGCCTGCTTCGCTGGCCGCTGGCTATGCGCAGCAGTTCGCCGATGCGCTGTCTGCCCTGGCGGAACCGGCCGACGTTTCCACCGCCCAGGCGGAAGCGGGTGACTGGCTGCAGCGTCATCGACCGTTATGGAACGCCGCGACGGAGTCCCCGGCGGTAGACGCCCTGCGGACGGCCCGCCAGAAAACGAGCGGGCAGATCGTCGTCCGGTCGCGACTGGCTCCGTCCATGTGGGACGGCGACAGCTTCGACGAGCAACTGCTGATCAGGGGTAATTCACGCACTCCTGGCGACCGAGTCCCGCGACGACTCCTCACAGGGATCGCCGGCGAGCAGCCCCGCCTTACGCAGGGCAGCGGCCGCCTCGCCCTGGCGGAACGGGTGGTGGATCCGTCGAATCCGTTTGTGTCGCGCGTGATGACGAACCGCATCTGGAGCCATCTTTTCGGCCGTGGCATTGTGCCGTCGCCTGATAACTTCGGCCTGCTGGGGCAGCCGCCGACCCATCCGGAATTGCTCGACCACTTGTCCGTGCGATTCATGGCCGACGGCTGGTCGATCAAACGACTGGTGCGGGCGATCATGTTGAGCAGCGCCTACCAGATGTCGACGACGCCGGATCCGGCAGGCGAGCGGCAGGATCCGCAGAACCTGCTGTGGCGGCGGGCTAACCTGCGACGCCTGGAAGGGGAAACAATCCGCGATGCGGTGCTGGCCGTTTCCGGTCGACTGGAGCCGGCGATGTTCGGCCCGCCGACGCCCGTGCATTTGACGGCCTTCATGCAGGGCCGCGGTCGCCCTGGAAGCGGACCAATCGATGGCGCCGGCCGGCGGAGCATTTACCTGTCGGTGCGGCGCAATTTCCTGTCCCCCTGGATGCAGGCCTTTGATGTGCCGCAACCGTTCAGCACAGTCGGCCGCCGCAGCGTATCCAATGTCCCAGCCCAGGCTTTGATCCTGATGAACGATCCGTTCATTGTGGAGCAGGCCGGACTGTGGGCGAAACGGCTGCTGGACGAAGCAGATACGGCCGAGGAACGGATCGAACAGATGTACGTCGAAGGGTTGTGCCGTCTGCCGACGGCCGACGAGAAAGCGGCGTCGCTCACGTTTCTGCAGCAGCAAAACCGGGAGTACGGCCTGAGGCCGGAACAGGCGGCGAACGACCTGCGGGCCTGGACCGACCTGTGCCATGTGCTGTTCAACGTGAAAGAGTTCATTTTTTATTAA
- a CDS encoding WD40 domain-containing protein → MRALSSVRRPAFLAAVAAVASFLTGDPVAWAEPVSFKNAIAPVLLENCLACHGPKKAEAGYRVDTFEKAAAGGDSGLDGFLAGDVEGSEAVRRMLSEDADERMPLEADPLPPATVALLRTWIAEGAKYDGKDPQEALISIVPPPQHPAAPEKYPAALPATAMVFSPDGSELIVGGYHELTVWNPVDSQLLRRIGNVGERTYALDISPDGKLLAAAGGAPGKMGEVRLYDLASGELVRALGRTSDVAYAVSFNPQGDRVASGAADGLIRIYQTANGAETLVISSHSDWVMSVAWSPDGKLLAAGSQDKTAKVFNAETGELMQTYNGHTEGVRGVAFHTDGKEVFSGSADKRLSQWKIEDGKKTSDVATFGDEILLVQAAGDWLLAAGADKTVRQFDRKSRNAIRSYAGLEEWALTAAAHPATQRLAGGDFNGQVMVWNTETGELVVKFLAAPGQ, encoded by the coding sequence ATGCGTGCTCTTTCCTCCGTTCGGCGCCCTGCCTTCCTGGCTGCTGTCGCTGCTGTCGCGTCCTTCCTGACGGGCGACCCTGTGGCCTGGGCCGAACCGGTCAGTTTCAAAAACGCCATTGCGCCGGTGCTGCTGGAGAACTGCCTGGCCTGCCATGGTCCGAAAAAGGCCGAAGCCGGGTATCGCGTCGATACGTTTGAAAAGGCGGCGGCCGGAGGCGATTCAGGCCTGGACGGTTTTCTGGCCGGCGATGTCGAAGGCAGCGAGGCCGTCCGCCGGATGCTGTCGGAAGACGCCGACGAACGGATGCCGCTGGAAGCCGATCCGCTGCCGCCGGCGACCGTCGCGCTCTTGCGGACCTGGATTGCCGAAGGGGCGAAGTACGACGGCAAAGACCCGCAAGAGGCGTTGATCTCGATCGTACCGCCGCCGCAACATCCCGCGGCGCCGGAAAAATATCCGGCCGCCCTGCCGGCGACGGCGATGGTGTTTTCGCCCGACGGCAGCGAGCTGATCGTGGGCGGTTATCACGAGCTGACGGTGTGGAACCCGGTCGACAGTCAGTTGCTGCGACGCATCGGTAATGTGGGGGAAAGAACCTACGCCCTGGATATCAGCCCCGATGGCAAACTGCTGGCGGCGGCCGGCGGAGCACCAGGTAAAATGGGCGAGGTGCGCCTTTACGATCTGGCCTCGGGCGAGCTCGTCCGTGCGCTGGGCCGCACTTCCGATGTGGCGTACGCCGTGAGTTTCAACCCCCAGGGCGATCGCGTGGCCAGCGGGGCGGCCGACGGCCTGATCCGCATTTATCAAACGGCCAACGGCGCCGAAACGCTCGTCATCTCCAGCCATTCCGACTGGGTGATGTCGGTCGCCTGGAGTCCCGACGGCAAACTCCTGGCCGCGGGAAGCCAGGATAAAACAGCCAAGGTTTTCAACGCCGAAACGGGCGAGCTGATGCAGACTTATAACGGGCATACCGAAGGCGTCCGCGGCGTGGCGTTCCATACCGACGGGAAGGAAGTTTTTTCGGGATCGGCCGACAAACGCCTGAGCCAATGGAAGATTGAGGACGGGAAGAAAACGTCCGACGTAGCGACCTTTGGCGACGAGATCCTGCTGGTGCAGGCGGCCGGCGACTGGCTGCTGGCCGCGGGAGCCGACAAAACCGTGCGTCAATTCGATCGCAAATCACGCAACGCGATTCGCTCGTACGCAGGGCTGGAAGAGTGGGCACTGACGGCGGCCGCCCATCCGGCGACCCAGCGTCTGGCCGGCGGCGATTTTAACGGGCAGGTCATGGTGTGGAACACAGAGACCGGCGAGCTTGTCGTTAAGTTCCTGGCGGCTCCCGGGCAGTAA
- a CDS encoding class I SAM-dependent methyltransferase, with amino-acid sequence MKRHPCSQRFFLGLLLLIFAGLAGIAAPQGSCQERPDSLGTDQAEEPAGDGAAEEKIPPGLRTYMGRRVATTMHYLGAEWLIRENREEQERCSLMLARLGIKPGMTIVDMGCGNGFYSLQMAKMVGPQGRVLGVDIQPKMLEFLRERMTAENVKNVEPILGTLIDPRLPAGKVDLILCVDVYHEFSHPVHMLKAMRESLAPEGRLVLVEYRGEDPRVPIKPLHKMTKKQINKEMNANGLKLVDEFDSLPWQHMMFFGADDE; translated from the coding sequence ATGAAACGACATCCCTGCAGCCAGCGATTCTTCCTCGGCCTTCTCCTGCTGATCTTCGCGGGACTGGCCGGAATTGCCGCCCCGCAGGGAAGTTGCCAGGAGCGGCCCGACTCGCTGGGAACGGACCAGGCTGAAGAGCCCGCTGGCGATGGCGCCGCCGAAGAAAAAATCCCGCCCGGCTTGCGGACCTACATGGGCCGCCGGGTCGCGACCACCATGCACTACCTGGGCGCTGAGTGGCTGATCCGCGAAAACCGGGAGGAACAGGAGCGGTGCTCGCTGATGCTGGCCCGACTGGGAATCAAGCCCGGCATGACGATCGTCGATATGGGCTGCGGCAACGGCTTTTACTCCCTGCAGATGGCGAAAATGGTCGGCCCCCAGGGACGCGTGCTGGGCGTCGACATCCAGCCGAAAATGCTCGAGTTCCTGCGCGAACGCATGACGGCGGAGAATGTCAAAAATGTAGAGCCGATCCTGGGCACGCTGATTGATCCCCGTCTGCCCGCCGGCAAGGTCGATTTGATTCTGTGTGTCGATGTCTACCACGAGTTCTCCCACCCGGTGCATATGCTCAAGGCGATGCGGGAATCGCTGGCGCCGGAGGGCCGCCTGGTGCTGGTCGAGTATCGCGGGGAAGATCCGCGGGTGCCGATCAAGCCGCTGCACAAAATGACCAAAAAGCAGATCAATAAAGAGATGAACGCCAACGGCCTGAAGCTGGTCGACGAGTTCGATTCGCTGCCCTGGCAACACATGATGTTTTTTGGCGCCGACGACGAGTAA